Proteins from a genomic interval of Panthera uncia isolate 11264 chromosome C1 unlocalized genomic scaffold, Puncia_PCG_1.0 HiC_scaffold_4, whole genome shotgun sequence:
- the PPIH gene encoding peptidyl-prolyl cis-trans isomerase H, with protein sequence MAVANSSPVNPVVFFDVSIGGQEVGRMKIELFADVVPKTAENFRQFCTGEFRKDGVPIGYKGSTFHRVIKDFMIQGGDFVNGDGTGVASIYRGPFADENFKLRHSAPGLLSMANSGPSTNGCQFFITCSKCDWLDGKHVVFGKIIDGLLVMRKIENVPTGPNNKPKLPVVISQCGEM encoded by the exons ATGGCGGTGGCAAATTCAAGCCCTGTCAATCCTGTGGTGTTCTTTGATGTCAGCATTGGCGGCCAG GAAGTTGGCCGCATGAAGATCGAGCTCTTTGCCGACGTTGTGCCTAAAACGGCCGAAAATTTTAG acaGTTCTGCACTGGAGAATTCAG AAAAGATGGGGTTCCAATAGGATACAAAGGGAGCACCTTCCACAG GGTCATAAAGGATTTCATGATTCAGGGTGGGGATTTTGTTAAT gGAGATGGTACTGGAGTCGCCAGTATTTACCGGGGGCCATTTgcagatgaaaattttaaacttagGCACTCCGCTCCAGGCCTGCTTTCCATG GCAAACAGTGGTCCCAGTACAAATGGCTGCCAGTTCTTCATCACCTGCTCTAAATGTGATTGGCTGGATGGGAAGCACGTAGTATTTG GAAAAATCATCGATGGACTTCTAGTGATGCGAAAGATTGAG AATGTTCCCACAGGCCCCAACAATAAGCCCAAGCTACCTgtggtgatctcacagtgtggGGAGATGTAG